The following proteins are encoded in a genomic region of Oryza brachyantha chromosome 11, ObraRS2, whole genome shotgun sequence:
- the LOC102720093 gene encoding ankyrin repeat-containing protein NPR4-like has product MDLTSAVCEHDIPEHLFMCSELYIAAFEGNADQVTGLLDGSGAARNGWSSPAAQPTAQHDGACDIHEVTAERSTLLHLAAAQGHDGLITELCRRDSGLLSTKSSSGDTPLHCAARAGHAGAVGAIGRLARANVEEDRLRDALRGKNEAGDTALHLAARHGHGEAAEALVRVAPETAAELNGAGASPLYLAVMSGSVRAVRAILWCSDASAAGPKSQNALHAAVLQSSEMVSLLLQWKPGLVTDLDNNKSSPLHFASSDGDCTIIKSILAHAPPRAAHMQDSQGLSPLHAAALMGHAAAVRLLIQFSLASADVRDKHGRSFLHVAAVKGHCVIVSHALKTRMLEHHLNAQDREGNTPLHLAVVAGECNVVCKLLSSGKVQTHIMNNAGCTPSDLVKDCRGFYSMVRLVVKLYGSGAQFQPQRQDQIEKWNGQDIMKWRETTSKNLAVVSTLVATVAFSAAFNVPGSFGNDGKAVLSGDRMYDAFLVLDTFAVVSSVMATILLIYGRASRSNRSWVGFMIALHFLWMSLNSMVLGFFAAMAAVTNQKKGMRTVMSQVIYYGMYYLVMLLISLATPGSLTGNLKFLIGSCRERQRRIKRRISRQYPFAISYTFNVVMFIVLSCVAITSVDVTRTFLDG; this is encoded by the exons ATGGATCTCACAAGTGCTGTCTGTGAGCATGACATTCCTGAACACCTGTTCATGTGCTCTGAACTCTACATTGCAGCATTTGAAGGGAACGCCGATCAGGTCACCGGACTTTTAGACGGAAGCGGCGCCGCCCGAAACGGCTGGTCGTCACCGGCGGCGCAGCCAACTG CTCAACACGATGGAGCCTGTGACATCCACGAGGTGACCGCAGAGCGGAGCACGCTGCTCCACCTCGCCGCGGCGCAAGGGCACGACGGACTGATCACCGAGCTCTGTCGCCGGGACAGCGGCCTACTCTCCACGAAGAGCTCGTCGGGCGACACGCCGCTGCACtgcgcggcgagggcggggcACGCCGGGGCGGTCGGAGCCATCGGCAGGCTCGCGCGCGCCAACGTGGAGGAGGACAGGCTGCGGGACGCCCTGCGCGGCAAGAACGAGGCCGGCGACACTGCGCTGCACCTCGCCGCGAGGCACGGCCATGGCGAGGCGGCCGAGGCGCTGGTGCGGGTGgcgccggagacggcggccgAGTTGAACGGTGCCGGCGCGTCGCCGCTCTACCTGGCGGTGATGAGCGGGTCAGTGCGCGCCGTCCGAGCGATCCTGTGGTGCAGCGACGCGTCGGCTGCCGGCCCGAAATCGCAGAACGCGTTGCACGCTGCCGTTCTCCAGAGTTCGG AAATGGTCTCTTTGCTACTGCAATGGAAACCAGGGCTGGTCACCGATCTTGACAACAACAAGAGCAGCCCATTGCATTTTGCTTCATCTGACGGCGACTGCACCATCATCAAATCGATCCTAGCTCATGCACCTCCCAGAGCTGCACACATGCAGGACAGCCAAGGACTCTCACCGCTGCATGCTGCAGCGCTGATGGGGCATGCAGCTGCAGTCCGGCTGCTAATCCAATTCTCACTGGCTTCGGCAGATGTTCGAGACAAGCATGGCAGAAGCTTTCTACATGTGGCAGCTGTGAAAGGTCATTGTGTGATCGTCTCGCATGCCCTAAAAACCAGGATGCTCGAGCATCATCTGAATGCTCAAGATAGGGAGGGGAACACGCCTCTCCATTTGGCGGTGGTCGCAGGAGAATGCAATGTTGTTTGTAAGTTGTTGTCAAGTGGAAAGGTGCAGACTCATATCATGAACAATGCAGGTTGCACACCATCTGACCTTGTGAAAGATTGCAGAGGTTTCTACTCCATG GTCAGATTAGTGGTGAAGTTGTACGGTTCAGGAGCTCAGTTCCAGCCACAGAGGCAAGACCAGATAGAGAAATGGAATGGCCAGGACATCATGAAATGGCGGGAGACAACATCAAAAAATCTCGCGGTTGTCTCCACACTCGTGGCAACAGTCGCCTTCTCAGCAGCGTTCAATGTTCCTGGATCATTCGGAAACGATGGGAAGGCAGTCCTGAGTGGGGATCGCATGTATGATGCCTTCCTAGTTCTGGATACATTTGCCGTTGTCAGTTCAGTGATGGCAACAATACTGCTGATCTATGGAAGAGCCTCACGATCTAATCGCTCATGGGTAGGGTTCATGATCGCACTGCACTTCCTGTGGATGTCACTTAACAGCATGGTGCTAGGGTTCTTTGCTGCTATGGCCGCCGTGACTAACCAGAAGAAGGGCATGAGGACGGTGATGTCGCAGGTGATCTACTACGGGATGTACTATTTGGTAATGCTGCTTATAAGCCTTGCAACACCAGGGTCGCTTACAGGCAACTTGAAGTTCTTGATAGGAAGTTGCAGGGAACGGCAGCGACGCATTAAGAGACGCATCAGTCGGCAGTATCCGTTCGCCATCAGTTATACGTTTAATGTGGTTATGTTCATAGTACTAAGTTGTGTAGCTATTACTTCGGTTGATGTCACTAGAACCTTCCTTGATGGGTGA